The window CTGTCACAACTAACAACTCCAGAACAAGATATATTCGGAACCTGTGGCTAATTTTGGATAGATTATGCTTTAGACGAATGTGCTCCTCTATGTACACTGAAACATCGAGATCCCTTTCCAAAAGCTTCCCATAGTTTTCAAAGTGTATAATTTGCAAGTTGCAGACCAAATTGAAAAGAGCACTGCCTGATAGAAAGATTGTGGTTGAATAAGTCCATGAAACCAGCGAGGCAAATAATGTAGCAACAGATAGCCACCATGAATCATTGTGCGCATATACCATACGAATGACGTCGCGAACAGTCTTTAAAAGGAAGCATGGTAATAGCCACACTGCCAACAAGCGAAAGAAACCCTGAAGAAAAAGATTTgtctattttataatttactGCTGTGGTATAAGATGAATACATAAGAAAATGATATCTGCCCAGATATTGATGCAGGACAATCAAGAGGAAAATAATATAACAAGAAAAAGATTACCCTAAGAATCAGCACTTAGGGGTTGCCTGGAATCAACATCAAGCAAGAAAATTTAGGCATCAGCACCCAATTTGGAAAATCtccaatttgaaatttcattaatCAATTATCTAATATAAGATAAAACaccttaaaattaaatgaaatccTAAATTAATGAAATCCAATCTAATAAGGTGTGCTGTCCGCAACAGATAtcagtgcaaaaaaattataattgtataTATGCTGATGGACCAGACAGACCATTAAAGTACTATTCATGTAATTTACCAAACGCTCAAAGTGctaaatttttattcaataatttactACTGTTGAGTACATAAGAAAAGGAGATCTGCCCAGATATTAGCACAAAACAGCTACAACAGCAGATCAACTCATGAACCATGTAGACCCTTAAAGAACCATTCACTGTAATTTGCCTAAAGTTCAAAATATTAAAGCTTTTCTGCTACTAAAGCTTGATAGATAATATAAAAGCTCTAATTCCTATAACAATTCCAATCGGAAACATATATAACACAGTCATATATAATTTCACAGAATTCTATTCTCTAACTGTGTCAGTACAAACTTCACCCCAAGTTCAATAAACAAATTCATAAGCCAAACTTGATAGTTCCAATCATATAGTAAAAACTCCAAATTCGGGATATTAAACACTAGTAGATGTGTGTTTTGAAAGGCTCTCAATTGCaagcaagaaagaagaaagttgGGTATTGCTCACGTTGATCTTTTGTAAGTATTCTTCACGAAACTGTGTCATATGACCATGACACCGATCCACAAACAGAAACTTCCTTTCACCATACTTGCGAAGGTTGTGTGAAATGAACAGCAGAGAAATGGCTGCCAAAAGGGACTCAGAAACCAGAATCTCAAGCTCAAAGTTTTTGATCTGATACTTCTCGCAGTTGGAACAATAAGAGAGCTCGATTATAGAAAGTGGAAGTGCAACACCTAGAAGAAGAAATACGAGCCATGACAGAGTGATGCTTAAAGCAGAGTATTGGCAGAAGCCAAAGATTCTAAGAAATGTTTCTAAGCGATGGAGGGAGTGATTTAGTTGAGTGTCATTTAGTTCTTCTTGTTGGTTTGAGTCTAATATAATAAGTGGGGTTTGAGCTGAAGCGGGTGGTTCTGTTTGTGTGTTAGGAACCGCCATGAAGTAGTGAAAGTGAGTATgtcaaagttaaaaaaatggttCTATTTCATGGATTCAAAGGCTGAGTTGAGTTTAACTGAAGGGTATGATGTATGaatcaaataaaagagagagagagagagagagagagagagggagagagagtgtgtgttttTGGTAGGTATTGAAGATGAAAGGTAGTAGAAAGAAAAGCACACTTTAActcatttcttgtatttttcaatCGATCTATAAACCTGCAGTGAAAAGGcaattgaaaaagtattaaaaGAGAGGATTATCGTGAACcgcttttcaactttttttactataattaaattaatttcacaataatttgtCAAGCACTGATGTATGCATTTGGGGGTTAGGCGAAAATGGAATTCggactttttatatatttaaatgacttaattttttttttaatattacttaaaacttttttttagatgtaaaattactaattaatcacggaggttttttttttttttttttaatagaaaacctATAGATACAGAAATCAACCGTCATTGCCTATCACACTTACCtgttcttataaaaaaattactatatatcatatatttttatatgcaaGACCTATACAGCTATACTCATGAACTGTTTCACATATATGTACTATCTTCATTATCAAAAGAATATTTTGGATAGAATTCCTTGCAAGAATTTACATTTGGTAATTTACAAAGACATTGTCAGTTGTTCACTGTCTGATAAATGCACTAGGACACTGAAAAGGACTAATTATGAGTGCGCTGGTCGGTGGATTTCAGATTTCCATTGGCTTGTGGGAAAAAGAATTCAACGAAATGGGTCCATGGAAGCAACAAACAATTCCGAACCTAACGGTCTTAGTTTTggcttttctttaattttgaacTGCTTTTTTCCGTTTTTGGTTTCCAGATTGTGTTGGTCCAAAGTTGAAATATTTAGTTTTATAATCAAACGGCAATATTGGAGGTTTGTAGGCCTGCTTGGACATGCATGAGCAACTGAAACTTGCATGCTGCtgatgttatttttaaaaattaaaaaaaaaaacttgatgcTGATAGGCTAGGGACTTGGACATCAACTTCGTTCATGTGGATGAAAAGGAAATTATTTGTCACAATTTAAAATCTGAATCTCTACGGGATTTAGCCTGCTCCCTTTGTTTCATATAGactcattttctataaaacatttttattttgtttggttgcgACATTGacaattttcataaataaaaaactaaggtTGTCCATGGGTCGGTTTAGGTCGAGTTTGTGCCCAACCTAGAACCGACCCGACAGATTCAAGTGGTAGAAAATGTCACCCGCCGCCAAACGCCGGAGTAGATAGGTCGGGCGGATCAGACCTTCAATGGATGACGGATGGGTTGGTTGGCGTCATAGATCTGAGAAAACGGCAAGGAAACTTTGAGAAAACAATGAGAAAAACCCAGATCCGATGAAAATCTCATCAGAATCTATGAGATTTCGCTAGATCTGGTGGCAATCTCATTGGATTCGATGAGATTTTGCCAAATCCTATCAAAATCTCACCGATCTACG of the Quercus robur chromosome 10, dhQueRobu3.1, whole genome shotgun sequence genome contains:
- the LOC126702146 gene encoding uncharacterized protein LOC126702146 isoform X1 translates to MAVPNTQTEPPASAQTPLIILDSNQQEELNDTQLNHSLHRLETFLRIFGFCQYSALSITLSWLVFLLLGVALPLSIIELSYCSNCEKYQIKNFELEILVSESLLAAISLLFISHNLRKYGERKFLFVDRCHGHMTQFREEYLQKINGFFRLLAVWLLPCFLLKTVRDVIRMVYAHNDSWWLSVATLFASLVSWTYSTTIFLSGSALFNLVCNLQIIHFENYGKLLERDLDVSVYIEEHIRLKHNLSKISHRFRIYLVLELLVVTASQFVALLETTGNPDIINFINGGDFAVSSIVELVGLIICLHSAAKISYRSLSLAAISSRWHALVTCNPNDVSQRGISSNGGNLEAAISAGSLPINYSESDLESIDYFPVPTNTQMASYISMYHKRQAFVMYMQSNLGGATIYGWTIDRPLINTIFFLEFSLVLFVLGKTITFTTK
- the LOC126702146 gene encoding uncharacterized protein LOC126702146 isoform X2, with protein sequence MAVPNTQTEPPASAQTPLIILDSNQQEELNDTQLNHSLHRLETFLRIFGFCQYSALSITLSWLVFLLLGVALPLSIIELSYCSNCEKYQIKNFELEILVSESLLAAISLLFISHNLRKYGERKFLFVDRCHGHMTQFREEYLQKINGFFRLLAVWLLPCFLLKTVRDVIRMVYAHNDSWWLSVATLFASLVSWTYSTTIFLSGSALFNLVCNLQIIHFENYGKLLERDLDVSVYIEEHIRLKHNLSKISHRFRIYLVLELLVVTASQFVALLETTGNPDIINFINGGDFAVSSIVELVGLIICLHSAAKISYRSLSLAAISSRWHALVTCNPNDVSQRGISSNGGNLEAAISAGSLPINYSESDLESIDYFPVPTNTQMASYISMYHKRQAFVMYMQSNLGGATIFGWTIDRPLINTIFFLEFSLVLFVLGKTITFTTK